From Desulfuromonas soudanensis, the proteins below share one genomic window:
- a CDS encoding cold-shock protein, whose translation MAEGTVKWFNDAKGFGFIEQDNGPDVFVHFSEIQGDGFKSLAEGDRVTFDVVQGQKGPQSSNVRKI comes from the coding sequence ATGGCAGAAGGTACAGTGAAGTGGTTCAACGACGCCAAGGGTTTCGGTTTTATCGAGCAGGACAACGGACCTGACGTGTTCGTTCATTTCTCCGAAATTCAGGGCGATGGCTTTAAATCCCTCGCCGAAGGAGACCGCGTGACCTTTGATGTTGTTCAGGGTCAAAAAGGTCCTCAGTCGTCTAACGTGCGCAAGATCTAA
- a CDS encoding hemerythrin domain-containing protein, producing the protein MKTDVTAVMVEEHKLILRLIALVEKNTELMEAGRFRNWPFYLDAVDFIRNYADRFHHAKEEDVLFKALLANGMPEQNSPVAAMLLAHDQGRAFVRGMEEGAQKAIAGESGQIPIIADNARGYAALLREHIHTEDHILYPLSERVLPEDPRPAMITAYAAAAAAAPGLEERYRKLVESYEAQWAA; encoded by the coding sequence ATGAAAACCGATGTCACGGCCGTGATGGTCGAAGAGCACAAGCTGATTCTGCGCCTGATCGCCCTGGTGGAAAAGAACACGGAGCTGATGGAGGCCGGGCGTTTCCGCAACTGGCCGTTTTACCTCGACGCCGTCGATTTCATCCGCAACTACGCCGACCGCTTTCATCACGCCAAGGAGGAGGACGTTCTCTTCAAGGCCCTGCTGGCCAACGGCATGCCGGAGCAGAACTCGCCGGTGGCGGCGATGCTTTTGGCCCACGACCAGGGGCGGGCCTTCGTGCGCGGAATGGAGGAGGGGGCGCAGAAGGCGATCGCCGGCGAGTCGGGGCAGATCCCGATCATTGCCGACAACGCCCGGGGCTATGCCGCTTTGCTGCGCGAGCATATCCACACCGAGGATCATATCCTCTATCCGCTCTCCGAACGGGTTCTCCCCGAGGACCCGCGCCCGGCGATGATCACCGCCTACGCCGCGGCGGCAGCGGCCGCTCCCGGGCTCGAAGAGCGCTACCGCAAGCTGGTGGAGAGTTACGAGGCGCAATGGGCGGCCTGA
- a CDS encoding FMN-binding protein: MRIRSLRIALILPLLLAGFLSLSEGKVYLPKDEALQRAFPGADEIAAVNLYLTEEEMKEVTRSSGATVESGIYTFYAGKKGDKPLGFAAIEAATVRTLPETVMVVLNPDGTVRFVEILAFFEPEEYKPARRWLDQFGGKTLSRELRIGGEIQGISGATLSAQALARQVRKSAAMARLLLSRSRP, from the coding sequence ATGCGGATCAGATCACTTCGAATCGCCCTCATCCTCCCTCTCCTCCTGGCCGGATTCCTCAGCCTGTCCGAGGGGAAGGTTTACCTCCCCAAGGACGAGGCCCTCCAACGGGCCTTTCCCGGCGCCGACGAAATCGCCGCGGTCAATCTCTATCTCACCGAAGAAGAGATGAAGGAAGTGACGCGCTCCTCCGGGGCAACCGTCGAATCGGGGATCTATACCTTCTATGCCGGGAAGAAGGGGGACAAGCCCCTCGGCTTTGCCGCCATCGAAGCGGCGACGGTGCGCACCCTGCCGGAAACGGTCATGGTGGTGCTGAACCCTGACGGCACCGTCCGTTTCGTGGAAATTCTCGCCTTTTTCGAGCCGGAAGAGTACAAACCGGCCCGACGCTGGCTCGACCAGTTCGGGGGGAAAACCCTTTCCCGGGAGCTGCGTATCGGCGGCGAGATCCAGGGGATCAGCGGCGCCACCCTTTCCGCCCAGGCCCTCGCCCGCCAGGTTCGCAAGAGCGCCGCCATGGCGCGCCTCCTCCTCTCCCGGAGCCGGCCATGA
- a CDS encoding LTA synthase family protein yields the protein MISSPVLNRFRPLLFVSLFYLGLSFVLRLVLWKVFGAAAGVSWGALASSLGVGLVNDLVVLVFLNLPATLYLTFLPERWARSRWQKICFLALLFFTVFGLFYQAGAEFFFFEEFDARFNLVAVDYLIYPHEVLINIWESYPVVRILLVDALLSSLLLGAFWPRLRTAFSVPTRLGRRLGFAGVHLLLLVPALLLSTDSFDFSGNRVTNELTHNGVSSLFCAFRTNHLDYNAYYRTMPIDQAFLQAREELEGDGEFSSKDPQNLNRSHPFRPGGLGRVNVVVIVEESLSASYSGLFGNPESLTPNLDALGEKGILFSQAYASGTRTVRGLEAISTSLPPIPSEAVVKRPGNENIANWGEVMQGNGYHSSFLYGGFGAFDNMNYFFGHNGFAISDRSDIDDPAFTNIWGVSDGDLFNHALDYYDGLAGEKKPFFSIIMSTSNHRPYTFPEGIPGIPASGGGRRAGVQYADYALGEFLREAGSHSWFDQTLFVIVADHCARVYGRAEIPIDTFHIPLVFYAPALLTPSRVAMPIGQIDIAPTVLGLLGLPYTAPFYGQDVLNGEGDPKLHPLFMNHNHDVAMMIGDRLAVLGLQKSGDLYLYDRQKESQSPLPEDKDLLDRATAIYQSAYDLYINHRYQ from the coding sequence ATGATCTCCTCTCCCGTATTGAATCGCTTTCGGCCCCTTCTTTTTGTCTCCCTTTTTTATCTCGGCCTCTCCTTCGTGTTGCGTCTTGTCCTTTGGAAAGTCTTCGGCGCCGCGGCCGGCGTCTCCTGGGGGGCTCTGGCTTCCAGCCTCGGGGTCGGTCTGGTCAATGACCTTGTGGTGCTGGTTTTTCTCAATCTGCCGGCCACCCTTTATCTGACGTTTCTCCCCGAGCGCTGGGCCCGCAGCCGTTGGCAGAAAATCTGTTTCCTTGCGCTTCTGTTTTTCACCGTCTTCGGCCTCTTCTATCAGGCCGGCGCCGAATTCTTTTTCTTTGAAGAGTTCGATGCCCGCTTCAATCTGGTCGCCGTCGATTATCTGATCTATCCCCACGAAGTGTTGATCAACATCTGGGAGTCCTATCCCGTGGTGCGGATCCTTCTGGTCGATGCCCTCCTGAGCTCCCTGCTCCTCGGCGCCTTCTGGCCGCGGCTTCGCACGGCCTTTTCAGTGCCGACCCGGTTGGGGCGGCGGCTGGGGTTTGCCGGCGTCCACCTGCTCCTTTTGGTCCCGGCCCTGCTCCTTTCCACGGACAGTTTCGATTTTTCGGGGAATCGGGTCACCAATGAACTGACCCATAACGGGGTGAGCAGCCTCTTTTGCGCCTTTCGCACCAACCACCTCGACTACAACGCCTATTACCGGACGATGCCGATCGACCAGGCGTTTCTGCAGGCGCGAGAGGAACTTGAAGGCGACGGTGAATTTTCCAGCAAAGATCCGCAAAATCTCAACCGCAGCCATCCTTTCCGCCCCGGAGGTCTGGGACGGGTCAATGTGGTGGTCATCGTCGAGGAGTCGCTGAGCGCTTCCTACAGCGGGCTCTTCGGCAATCCGGAGAGTCTGACGCCCAACCTCGATGCCCTGGGTGAGAAAGGGATCCTCTTCAGCCAGGCCTACGCCTCCGGGACGCGCACCGTCCGGGGTCTTGAGGCGATCAGCACCTCGCTGCCGCCGATTCCGAGCGAGGCGGTCGTCAAGCGTCCGGGGAACGAAAACATCGCCAACTGGGGTGAGGTGATGCAGGGCAACGGCTATCACAGCAGTTTCCTTTATGGCGGCTTCGGTGCCTTCGACAACATGAACTACTTTTTCGGCCATAACGGTTTTGCCATCAGCGACCGCAGCGATATCGACGATCCGGCGTTCACCAATATCTGGGGCGTCTCCGATGGCGACCTTTTCAATCACGCCCTCGATTATTACGACGGTCTTGCCGGGGAAAAGAAGCCATTTTTCTCCATCATCATGTCGACTTCGAATCACCGTCCCTATACCTTCCCCGAAGGGATTCCCGGAATTCCCGCTTCCGGAGGGGGGCGCCGGGCCGGTGTCCAGTACGCCGACTATGCCCTGGGGGAGTTCCTCCGGGAGGCCGGCAGCCACAGCTGGTTTGACCAAACCCTCTTCGTTATTGTCGCCGACCACTGCGCCCGCGTTTATGGCCGTGCGGAAATTCCCATCGACACTTTTCATATCCCCCTGGTTTTTTACGCACCGGCCCTCCTGACCCCTTCGCGGGTGGCGATGCCGATCGGCCAGATCGACATCGCTCCGACGGTCCTCGGACTCCTCGGCCTGCCGTACACCGCCCCCTTTTATGGGCAGGATGTTTTGAACGGCGAGGGTGATCCGAAACTTCATCCCCTCTTCATGAATCACAACCATGACGTGGCGATGATGATCGGAGATCGCCTCGCGGTGCTCGGACTGCAAAAGTCCGGCGACCTCTACCTCTATGACCGGCAGAAGGAGAGTCAGTCGCCCCTTCCCGAGGATAAAGATTTACTCGACCGGGCCACGGCGATCTATCAGTCGGCCTATGATCTGTATATTAACCATCGCTACCAGTAA
- a CDS encoding ice-binding family protein — MKRLKRYTKIGFLGLFLVAFLAGCGGSDSSAPVAADPAAKDTKAITTYSLDGATGVIAESAKTILVTLPNGTPLEALVAKFTTTGDSVHVDAEPQTSASTPNDFNAAVEYTVTAEDKSQTVYTVTATVALADAKAITRYSIQNGAVFIDEAARTISVTMPAGTDKTALVATFITTGTSVDVVATGAQVSGVTVNDFTDPVDYLVTAGDLSEVTYTVTVTVRSALGPDPVNLGTAGNFVILAKTAVSTTGTTAVVGDIGVSPAAASYITGFSLIADSTNTFSTSSLVTGSIYAADYATPTPANMTTAISDMEIAFTDASGRSNTDFTELHAGDISGQTLVPGLYKWGTGVLITSAGVTLAGGADDVWIFQIAQDLTVNNSAIVTLLGGAQAKNIFWQVSGQATLGTAADFKGILLSQTLISFNTGAKMTGRALAQTAVTLDATAMTQPAL; from the coding sequence ATGAAGAGATTAAAAAGGTACACAAAGATTGGGTTCCTGGGGTTATTTCTCGTCGCTTTTTTGGCCGGGTGCGGCGGCAGTGACAGCAGCGCACCGGTCGCCGCCGATCCCGCAGCCAAGGACACCAAGGCCATTACCACGTATTCGCTTGATGGCGCCACCGGGGTCATCGCAGAGTCGGCCAAGACGATACTGGTGACTCTGCCGAACGGAACACCACTGGAGGCTCTGGTTGCGAAATTCACCACCACGGGTGATTCCGTTCATGTTGACGCCGAGCCGCAGACCAGTGCCAGCACGCCGAATGACTTCAATGCAGCGGTGGAATACACCGTCACCGCCGAAGACAAGTCGCAGACGGTTTATACCGTGACCGCGACCGTTGCTCTGGCTGATGCCAAGGCCATTACCCGCTATTCGATTCAAAATGGGGCTGTTTTCATTGATGAAGCGGCCAGGACAATATCAGTGACCATGCCGGCCGGGACCGATAAAACGGCTCTGGTTGCGACTTTCATCACCACGGGGACGTCCGTCGATGTGGTGGCTACCGGAGCCCAGGTGAGTGGTGTTACGGTAAATGATTTTACAGATCCTGTGGACTATCTGGTGACCGCGGGCGATTTGTCAGAGGTGACTTATACCGTGACCGTGACCGTGCGCTCTGCCCTTGGTCCCGATCCGGTCAACCTCGGAACCGCCGGCAATTTCGTGATTCTGGCCAAAACGGCCGTCTCGACGACCGGCACCACCGCCGTTGTCGGCGATATCGGTGTGAGTCCTGCCGCCGCCAGTTACATCACGGGCTTTTCCCTCATCGCCGATTCCACCAATACCTTTTCAACCTCGTCGCTGGTGACCGGCAGCATCTATGCCGCCGATTATGCCACGCCGACCCCGGCGAATATGACCACGGCGATCAGCGATATGGAAATCGCCTTCACCGACGCCTCCGGCCGGTCAAACACCGATTTCACCGAACTTCATGCCGGGGACATCAGCGGCCAGACCCTTGTTCCCGGCCTCTACAAATGGGGGACCGGAGTTCTCATCACCAGTGCCGGCGTGACCCTGGCAGGGGGCGCCGACGACGTCTGGATCTTCCAGATCGCCCAGGACCTCACCGTGAACAACAGCGCCATCGTAACCCTCCTCGGGGGAGCGCAGGCCAAGAACATCTTCTGGCAGGTCTCCGGCCAGGCGACCCTGGGAACGGCCGCCGACTTCAAGGGAATTCTGCTGAGTCAGACGCTGATTTCCTTCAACACCGGAGCCAAGATGACCGGCCGGGCCCTGGCCCAGACCGCGGTGACACTGGACGCCACGGCGATGACCCAGCCCGCCCTGTAA
- a CDS encoding ice-binding family protein, with protein sequence MNILRRYTNKWVVALVLVAFVAGCGDDNDGVWNAPAGTANEMTAYSLDGTDGVVTEGTTPKTIEVVMPFGTDLAQALIATYTTTGVAVTVDAVVQESGVTENVFLSVPQAPVIYTVTAEDGSIATYEVNVTVAASNAAVMTSYSLGVNAGIVSENANPKTIDVIMPFGTDLALPLIATFVATGDVEIGTVLQESGVTENVFAAPVTYTVIAADGIASATYEVNVTVAANDAAAITSYSLEGTDGIISENTLPKTIAVEMPFGTDLATDLAATFTTSPGASVAIGVTPQVSTETLNNFTNQVIYTVTAADGVTTADYNVDVTVAPFTLVGVNLGTAGNYAILAQTGVSTVPTSVVTGDVGVSPVTSAALTGWALTADVTNTYSTSDQVVAPGKLYAADNIGGTTAVDLTAAVADMGFAYNDAAGRIVTSADTLNVGAGTLTDLTLAPGVYEWGGALDIPTDLALSGTSTDVWIFKVAGTLTMAAAKNVTLAGGALPRNIFWQVSEGVTIGAGTHFEGIILGKTSITFGNLASINGRLLAQTAVVLDATTVTAP encoded by the coding sequence ATGAACATACTTCGCAGATATACCAACAAATGGGTCGTGGCCTTAGTCCTCGTCGCCTTTGTCGCCGGATGTGGCGACGATAACGACGGTGTGTGGAATGCCCCGGCAGGGACGGCAAATGAAATGACCGCCTACTCCCTTGACGGGACGGACGGCGTCGTCACCGAAGGGACAACGCCCAAGACCATTGAGGTGGTGATGCCCTTCGGGACCGACCTCGCGCAGGCGCTGATTGCCACCTACACGACGACCGGCGTTGCCGTGACCGTCGACGCGGTCGTTCAGGAGAGCGGAGTCACGGAGAACGTCTTTCTCTCGGTTCCCCAGGCGCCGGTAATTTATACCGTGACGGCTGAAGACGGCTCAATAGCGACCTATGAAGTCAACGTCACCGTGGCCGCAAGCAATGCCGCTGTCATGACTTCCTATTCTCTGGGTGTCAACGCAGGGATTGTCAGTGAAAACGCCAATCCCAAGACCATTGACGTGATCATGCCCTTCGGCACCGACCTCGCGCTCCCGCTGATCGCGACGTTCGTGGCCACAGGGGACGTTGAGATCGGCACGGTCCTTCAGGAGAGTGGAGTCACAGAGAATGTCTTTGCCGCACCGGTGACTTACACCGTCATCGCTGCTGACGGCATTGCCTCGGCGACCTATGAAGTCAATGTCACCGTTGCCGCAAACGATGCTGCGGCCATCACTTCTTATTCTCTTGAGGGAACTGACGGAATTATCAGCGAGAACACCCTTCCCAAGACGATCGCCGTGGAGATGCCCTTCGGGACCGACCTGGCTACTGACCTGGCCGCAACATTTACGACGTCCCCCGGGGCAAGTGTCGCCATTGGTGTGACTCCTCAGGTAAGTACCGAGACGCTTAATAATTTCACCAATCAGGTGATCTATACGGTTACCGCGGCTGACGGCGTTACAACGGCTGACTATAACGTCGACGTCACCGTGGCCCCCTTTACCCTGGTAGGCGTCAACCTTGGTACGGCTGGAAATTATGCAATCCTCGCACAAACTGGGGTCTCAACCGTCCCCACTTCGGTTGTGACTGGCGATGTCGGTGTGAGCCCTGTAACCTCGGCTGCCTTGACCGGTTGGGCCTTGACGGCCGATGTAACCAATACCTATTCCACCTCCGATCAAGTTGTCGCACCGGGAAAACTCTACGCAGCCGACAACATTGGGGGGACGACTGCTGTCGATCTGACCGCCGCCGTTGCAGACATGGGGTTTGCCTACAACGACGCGGCCGGTCGGATTGTAACCTCTGCCGATACGCTCAACGTCGGTGCCGGCACCCTCACCGATCTGACCCTCGCCCCGGGCGTCTATGAGTGGGGGGGCGCTCTTGACATCCCCACCGACCTCGCGCTCAGTGGCACCTCAACCGACGTCTGGATCTTCAAGGTTGCCGGGACCCTCACCATGGCCGCAGCTAAAAACGTCACCCTCGCCGGTGGCGCTCTCCCCCGGAACATTTTCTGGCAGGTTAGCGAAGGGGTGACCATCGGTGCAGGAACGCACTTCGAGGGGATCATCCTCGGCAAGACGAGTATCACGTTTGGCAATCTTGCTTCAATTAACGGTCGACTGTTGGCACAGACTGCTGTCGTACTTGACGCGACGACCGTGACTGCTCCTTAA
- a CDS encoding ice-binding family protein, which yields MCKKLKINLGFLGLILAVSLAGCGSDGGGGVAQDPIGNVSVVPGSVDLGTAGNYVILAKTGVATVPPSVVTGSVGVSPEARVALTGWDLVSEPTDTYFTSAQVAAPGKLYAADNVGGTTSVDLTTAVANMETAYTDAAGRTATSAATTNVGAGTLTSLTLAPGVYEWGTSVGIPTDLTLNGSSTDVWIFKIAGTLTMAAAKNVILAGGALPQNIFWQVSEAVTVGANTHFEGVILGQTTITFGDSASINGRLLAQTAVTLGATTVTVP from the coding sequence ATGTGTAAAAAATTGAAAATCAATTTGGGATTTCTGGGATTGATACTGGCCGTTTCCCTTGCCGGCTGCGGCAGCGACGGCGGTGGGGGTGTGGCCCAGGACCCGATCGGGAACGTCAGTGTGGTCCCGGGAAGCGTTGACCTTGGAACGGCCGGCAACTATGTGATCCTGGCAAAAACGGGTGTTGCAACCGTTCCCCCTTCGGTCGTGACCGGGAGTGTGGGCGTGAGCCCCGAGGCCCGGGTTGCCCTGACCGGCTGGGATCTGGTGAGCGAGCCGACGGACACCTATTTCACCTCGGCGCAGGTGGCCGCACCGGGCAAACTCTATGCCGCCGACAATGTGGGGGGGACGACTTCCGTCGATCTGACCACCGCCGTAGCCAACATGGAAACCGCCTATACGGACGCGGCCGGCCGGACCGCCACCTCGGCGGCGACGACCAACGTCGGTGCCGGCACCCTGACTTCCTTGACCCTCGCCCCCGGTGTCTATGAGTGGGGGACTTCTGTTGGCATCCCCACCGACCTCACCCTCAACGGCAGCTCCACCGATGTCTGGATCTTCAAGATTGCCGGGACCCTCACCATGGCCGCGGCCAAGAACGTCATCCTCGCCGGCGGCGCCCTCCCCCAGAACATCTTCTGGCAGGTGAGCGAAGCGGTGACCGTTGGCGCTAACACTCATTTCGAGGGGGTTATCCTCGGCCAGACAACCATCACCTTCGGGGATTCTGCCTCGATCAACGGGCGCCTGCTGGCACAGACGGCCGTCACTCTTGGTGCGACGACAGTGACCGTTCCGTAA
- a CDS encoding OmpA family protein yields the protein MKKEYSMVPLRKKILPVLLTAVFLFPLAAHAEIKANSVELSPFIGYHFFEEDQNLKDDFVFGGRAGYNITNRFAIEGALEFINTSVDDKNQAFTTEGQFTSPIDDVKMTSYHLDVLYHFMPEKKFNPFIAAGYGAAHYSPKINNENLSVISYGVGAKYWLAENIGLRADLRDNLVVDDTFHNVEATLGVIFRFGGASEAEAAPAPVVRREPAPQPVKKAEKKVVAAPVEPAYTVLEFDDVYFDFDQSTLKPTAKIKLDEYIKLLKENPKAKIRIEGYTSEKGTAEYNQDLSEKRAAAVKSYLINEGGIKPSRLKAVGYGQDDPKAYEANPDDIRSRAAKKNMRVLFEIVVQ from the coding sequence ATGAAAAAAGAATACTCTATGGTTCCGTTAAGGAAAAAGATTTTGCCTGTTTTGTTGACGGCGGTTTTTCTATTTCCCCTGGCGGCTCACGCCGAGATCAAGGCCAATAGCGTCGAGCTGAGCCCTTTCATCGGTTATCATTTCTTCGAAGAAGACCAGAATCTGAAGGACGATTTTGTCTTCGGCGGACGTGCTGGTTATAACATCACCAACCGTTTCGCCATCGAAGGCGCCCTGGAATTCATCAACACCAGCGTCGACGACAAAAACCAGGCATTTACCACCGAAGGGCAGTTTACCAGTCCGATTGATGACGTGAAAATGACCTCCTATCATCTGGACGTTCTCTATCATTTCATGCCGGAGAAGAAGTTCAATCCCTTCATCGCCGCCGGGTACGGCGCCGCCCACTACAGCCCCAAGATCAACAATGAAAACCTGTCGGTCATCAGCTACGGGGTCGGCGCCAAATACTGGCTGGCCGAAAACATCGGTCTGAGAGCCGATCTCAGGGACAATCTGGTTGTGGATGATACGTTCCACAATGTCGAAGCCACTCTGGGTGTTATCTTCCGCTTCGGCGGCGCGTCCGAGGCCGAAGCCGCTCCTGCTCCTGTCGTGAGGCGTGAACCGGCGCCCCAGCCTGTGAAAAAAGCGGAAAAGAAGGTTGTCGCCGCACCGGTGGAACCTGCGTACACTGTTCTTGAATTTGACGACGTCTATTTTGACTTCGATCAGTCGACCCTCAAGCCCACCGCGAAGATAAAGCTGGACGAATATATTAAGCTCCTGAAGGAAAATCCCAAGGCTAAAATCCGGATCGAAGGGTATACCTCCGAGAAGGGGACGGCAGAATACAATCAGGATTTGAGCGAAAAAAGAGCCGCTGCCGTCAAGTCCTACCTCATTAACGAAGGGGGCATCAAGCCGAGCCGCCTTAAAGCCGTCGGCTATGGCCAGGACGACCCGAAAGCCTATGAAGCAAATCCGGACGATATCAGGTCCCGTGCCGCGAAGAAAAACATGCGCGTTCTTTTTGAAATAGTCGTGCAATAA
- a CDS encoding ice-binding family protein, producing MKRLRLMKACLGFGLLLGIFLLSGCGGEAGGGNWDAPPETNKLLVSLAVTPAGASIAIDGLQQYTATATYDDGSIGNVTLSSIWTSATPAVATISASGLATGVTAGTSQVTAAFGGLTSAAVTLTVTPATLTSLQVTPSLASIAVGGTRQYAALATYSDSSTSIVTSAPTTVWTSATPAVATISATGLANGVTAGTSDITATFGGLTSTAVTLTVDPALVVTIVPGAVCSVDAGPTIPTVTMSDPTSGNLLASTSTAGVANNGKLITATFSLEMDPTTIASATAPLTFTIIETISGNNVLGTVALDATNKLATFTTDAALLPDTDYTASVTTDALSAGAIAIACPYEWDFRTVTPAAIGVGPVNFGAAATFGSAATAGFVNVGATTVNGDVVLDPDFTCNGVTVGSAGLIGQCNGIAPTINGDVISPLYPDAGVTSGKVIADLRAAYIALSPAQMSTGVTTLADGTTMGAGAGTAPVTNDNLFFPGIYKTTSGGMLITGDLTLDAQGNPDAVFVFQSDSSIGTAATGAADPHTQILLVNGAKASNVFWWVGSNQATLGSYSIFQGNILSYSSITMETGASSCGRLFAGASTDGAFTFGDNIVSVPGNVNAPAGCE from the coding sequence ATGAAAAGATTGAGATTGATGAAGGCTTGTCTGGGGTTTGGCTTGTTGCTGGGAATTTTCCTTCTCTCCGGCTGCGGCGGCGAAGCCGGTGGCGGAAATTGGGATGCACCCCCGGAAACGAATAAACTCCTGGTTTCCCTTGCGGTGACGCCTGCCGGAGCCTCTATCGCCATCGATGGCCTACAACAGTATACGGCCACGGCAACCTATGATGATGGGTCGATCGGCAATGTGACCTTGTCGTCCATCTGGACTTCGGCGACCCCCGCCGTGGCAACCATCTCGGCCAGCGGTCTTGCCACCGGCGTGACCGCCGGCACCTCGCAGGTCACAGCGGCTTTCGGCGGCCTGACTTCGGCAGCGGTGACGTTGACCGTCACTCCGGCCACATTGACGTCCCTCCAGGTGACCCCGTCCCTTGCTTCCATCGCAGTGGGTGGCACCCGGCAGTATGCGGCGCTGGCAACTTACAGCGATTCATCAACGTCCATCGTGACCTCCGCCCCCACCACGGTCTGGACCTCGGCAACCCCCGCCGTCGCCACCATCTCGGCGACCGGTCTTGCGAACGGCGTCACCGCCGGCACTTCGGATATCACGGCAACTTTCGGTGGCCTGACTTCGACAGCGGTGACTTTGACCGTTGATCCGGCCCTCGTCGTGACGATTGTCCCCGGCGCGGTTTGCTCCGTAGACGCCGGGCCGACCATCCCCACCGTAACGATGTCCGATCCGACCAGTGGCAACCTTCTTGCTTCGACCAGCACTGCGGGCGTTGCCAATAACGGCAAATTGATTACCGCCACCTTCAGCCTGGAGATGGACCCGACAACGATTGCGTCGGCCACTGCGCCGCTAACCTTCACGATCATCGAGACGATCTCCGGAAACAATGTTCTCGGCACTGTCGCTCTGGATGCCACGAACAAGCTCGCGACCTTTACCACCGACGCAGCTCTCCTCCCCGATACGGATTATACGGCGTCCGTAACGACCGACGCCCTGAGCGCCGGAGCCATCGCCATCGCCTGTCCCTATGAATGGGATTTCAGGACCGTCACCCCCGCCGCCATAGGCGTCGGCCCGGTCAACTTCGGCGCAGCCGCAACCTTCGGAAGTGCTGCGACCGCCGGGTTCGTCAATGTCGGCGCGACGACGGTGAATGGCGATGTCGTTCTGGATCCGGACTTCACCTGTAATGGCGTGACCGTAGGGAGTGCCGGACTGATCGGCCAATGCAACGGTATCGCTCCTACGATCAACGGGGATGTCATCAGTCCTTTGTATCCCGATGCAGGTGTTACTTCCGGCAAAGTCATTGCCGATTTGCGGGCCGCATATATCGCCCTTTCTCCGGCGCAGATGAGCACCGGGGTCACCACTCTTGCCGATGGCACGACTATGGGAGCCGGGGCCGGAACCGCCCCTGTGACCAACGACAACCTCTTCTTCCCCGGTATCTATAAAACCACCTCCGGCGGGATGCTGATCACGGGTGATCTCACCCTCGACGCCCAGGGGAACCCGGATGCGGTCTTCGTTTTCCAGTCCGACAGCTCCATAGGGACGGCCGCCACGGGCGCCGCCGATCCTCATACCCAGATCCTCCTGGTCAACGGCGCCAAGGCATCCAACGTCTTTTGGTGGGTTGGCAGCAATCAAGCAACCCTTGGAAGTTATTCCATCTTCCAGGGCAACATCCTCTCCTACAGCAGCATCACCATGGAGACCGGCGCATCCTCCTGCGGCAGGTTGTTTGCCGGGGCGTCTACGGACGGCGCCTTTACCTTCGGCGACAATATCGTCTCCGTACCGGGGAACGTGAATGCCCCTGCCGGCTGCGAGTAA